From Natator depressus isolate rNatDep1 chromosome 7, rNatDep2.hap1, whole genome shotgun sequence, the proteins below share one genomic window:
- the RTN3 gene encoding reticulon-3 isoform X5 has translation MKGASSTKTVHDLIFWRDVKKTGFVFGTSLIMLLSLAAFSVISVVSYLILALLSVTISFRVYKSVIQAVQKSEEGHPFKAYLDLDITLSSEAFHNYVNDAMVHVNRALKLIIRLFLVEDLVDSLKLAVVMWLMTYVGAVFNGITLLILGELLIFGIPVVYEKYKTQIDHYVGIARDQTKSIIAKIQAKLPGMVKKKPE, from the exons TGCACGATCTGATCTTCTGGCGGGATGTGAAGAAGACAGGCTTTGTCTTTGGCACGTCACTGATTATGCTGCTGTCTCTGGCCGCCTTCAGCGTCATCAGCGTGGTTTCTTACCTCATCCTGGCGCTGCTGTCAGTCACCATCagctttagagtctacaagtctgTCATCCAAGCCGTACAGAAGTCTGAAGAGGGACATCCATTCAA AGCCTACCTGGACCTAGATATCACTCTCTCTTCAGAGGCCTTCCACAACTACGTGAATGATGCAATGGTGCACGTCAACCGAGCTCTCAAACTCATCATCCGCCTCTTCCTGGTAGAGGACCTGGTGGATTCCCTGAAG CTGGCAGTTGTCATGTGGCTGATGACGTACGTCGGGGCTGTGTTCAATGGGATCACCCTCCTCATTCTTG GAGAATTGCTGATTTTCGGTATTCCAGTTGTCTATGAGAAATATAAG ACGCAGATCGATCACTACGTTGGAATCGCCCGGGACCAGACTAAGTCGATTATTGCAAA GATCCAAGCAAAACTTCCAGGAATGGTGAAGAAAAAGCCAGAAtaa